Proteins from a single region of Dyadobacter fanqingshengii:
- a CDS encoding GNAT family N-acetyltransferase: protein MTPILTDRAQICDTTWNDHIHKSLQCVIYAQTFYLDIVCEHWEALVWPTIQHPEIVMPLPIRRKTGFRIIYQPLFCQYLGLFSLKPLTAFELESFIRFLSKEFSYISAYHFNPENSIGMSAFASARPDFHFSKKHTHWLHMRGTYEQLNAGYSSDRKRNLKRSKAVNWLIRRSADINPLITLFAENQTERIPGGVDPNAFVRIKALFNVLRARKQAEVYYAISDGQIQAGILVAEFAGRAIYLFNAADQTGRTGNARTLMLDQYFRDCNGKSMIFDFESPEVGSIASFYRSFGSRPVSFYAISRNELWFPFRCVQNWRKLFFKTIQGLF, encoded by the coding sequence ATGACGCCCATATTAACCGACCGTGCACAGATATGTGACACGACCTGGAATGACCACATTCACAAATCCCTTCAATGTGTCATTTACGCCCAGACTTTTTACCTGGATATTGTTTGTGAGCATTGGGAGGCGCTTGTTTGGCCTACCATCCAGCATCCGGAAATTGTCATGCCGCTTCCGATCCGGCGAAAAACTGGTTTCAGGATAATTTACCAACCGCTTTTTTGCCAATATCTGGGTTTGTTTTCGTTGAAGCCGCTCACGGCGTTTGAATTGGAATCCTTCATCCGGTTTTTGTCAAAAGAATTTTCTTACATATCTGCTTACCATTTTAATCCCGAAAATTCAATCGGAATGTCGGCATTTGCTTCGGCACGACCCGATTTTCACTTTTCAAAAAAGCATACGCACTGGCTTCACATGCGCGGCACTTATGAGCAGTTGAATGCAGGCTATTCCAGTGATAGGAAGCGTAATTTGAAGCGCAGTAAGGCGGTAAATTGGCTGATTCGCAGGAGCGCAGACATTAACCCATTAATCACATTGTTTGCAGAAAATCAAACTGAACGAATTCCGGGCGGGGTGGATCCGAATGCCTTTGTTCGTATAAAGGCACTTTTCAATGTGTTGCGAGCCAGGAAACAGGCGGAAGTTTATTATGCTATATCCGATGGACAGATTCAGGCGGGTATACTCGTTGCGGAATTTGCGGGAAGAGCCATTTATCTCTTCAATGCGGCCGATCAAACGGGGAGGACCGGCAATGCGCGGACTTTAATGCTGGACCAATATTTCAGGGATTGCAATGGCAAATCAATGATCTTTGATTTCGAAAGCCCGGAAGTTGGCTCAATAGCAAGCTTTTACCGTAGTTTTGGCAGCAGGCCGGTTTCATTTTATGCAATTAGCAGAAATGAATTATGGTTCCCGTTTAGGTGTGTACAAAACTGGCGAAAGCTATTTTTCAAAACCATACAAGGTCTTTTTTAA
- a CDS encoding DUF3108 domain-containing protein, which produces MKRSYIVIIALITFSLFFSFRQFEQQTAENRVIPNKSFGPGERVEYRVHYGFINAAEAKVEVGKSVSMINNRPCFRVNVSGRTVGAFDLISRVRDTWRSYIDTTAILPHMFERQIQENKYRKDERVMFNHHRDQAVSSIKDETKTYNVPNNIHDIISGYFYLRTINFERVSEGDVIEVPTFFDGEVYKLRVRYVGKDVIKTKFGKTKVLRINPLIPDNKFFKGEGAMKLWVSDDSNKIPLKVEVELKIGSLEMDLKSYKGLKKDLVWF; this is translated from the coding sequence ATGAAGAGATCGTACATCGTTATAATTGCTTTAATAACTTTTTCACTTTTTTTCTCTTTTCGGCAGTTTGAACAACAGACCGCCGAGAACAGGGTTATACCCAACAAAAGCTTCGGACCCGGTGAAAGGGTGGAATACAGGGTGCATTATGGCTTTATTAATGCTGCGGAAGCTAAGGTAGAAGTCGGCAAATCGGTATCCATGATCAACAACCGGCCCTGTTTCAGGGTCAACGTGTCAGGTCGTACGGTAGGCGCATTCGACCTCATTTCCCGAGTGCGGGACACGTGGCGTTCCTACATTGACACCACGGCCATCTTGCCGCATATGTTTGAGCGTCAGATCCAGGAGAATAAATATCGCAAGGATGAACGCGTCATGTTTAACCACCATAGAGATCAGGCGGTATCGAGCATTAAAGATGAGACGAAGACATACAATGTCCCCAACAACATTCACGACATTATCAGCGGCTATTTTTATTTGCGGACTATAAATTTTGAACGGGTGTCAGAAGGCGATGTCATTGAAGTGCCTACTTTTTTTGATGGCGAAGTCTATAAGCTGCGCGTTCGCTATGTGGGGAAAGATGTGATCAAAACTAAATTCGGTAAAACAAAAGTCCTCAGGATCAATCCGCTAATCCCCGACAACAAATTTTTCAAAGGCGAAGGCGCTATGAAACTTTGGGTTTCGGATGATTCCAATAAAATCCCTTTAAAAGTAGAAGTCGAGTTGAAAATCGGTTCTTTGGAAATGGACCTTAAATCCTACAAAGGGCTTAAAAAAGACCTTGTATGGTTTTGA
- a CDS encoding aminopeptidase: protein MFKKILLAVLVLCVLAGIYYRNLLSYGWMQASGQVKILMNVEDVADVMNDPSFPDSLKARIRLIEEIKQFGVDSLGLTPSKNYTTFYNQHGKPLIWLITASEKYKVEPHKWHFPIIGSFPYKGFFDSTRAVTEERQLIQMGLDTDIGEVSAWSTLGYLKDPILSSMLKRKVGSLANLILHELTHGTLFVKNNLELNENLASFIGDQGAIRFLKFKYGRDSQELRIYEYSKKYNDAYSGHMLRGITRLDSLYRTFGKDPVVNAHRDSLKTKLIMTILADADTLLSGKRTLTNKNRQAASRWPDGKLPNNAYFISYQTYKSKQDIFKIEFEQKFGGNIKKYLTWLKEKYPSL from the coding sequence GTGTTTAAAAAAATTCTTCTTGCTGTTTTAGTGCTTTGTGTTCTTGCAGGGATTTATTACCGGAATCTGCTTAGTTATGGTTGGATGCAGGCTTCGGGACAAGTCAAGATCCTGATGAATGTGGAAGATGTGGCGGATGTGATGAACGATCCTTCTTTTCCTGATTCGCTGAAAGCCAGGATCCGGTTGATTGAGGAAATTAAGCAATTTGGTGTTGACTCTTTGGGTTTGACTCCTTCCAAAAACTACACAACATTCTATAATCAGCACGGAAAACCATTAATCTGGCTCATTACCGCTTCGGAAAAATATAAGGTCGAACCTCACAAATGGCATTTCCCTATCATTGGTAGCTTTCCTTACAAAGGTTTTTTTGATTCCACCCGCGCAGTAACCGAAGAGCGGCAATTGATCCAAATGGGCCTGGATACGGACATCGGTGAAGTCTCGGCCTGGTCAACATTGGGTTATTTAAAGGATCCTATCTTATCCAGCATGCTTAAACGAAAGGTCGGAAGCTTAGCCAACCTGATCCTGCACGAGCTTACACATGGAACGCTTTTTGTGAAAAATAACCTGGAACTGAACGAGAACCTTGCGAGCTTTATAGGCGACCAGGGAGCAATCCGGTTTTTAAAGTTCAAGTATGGTCGGGATTCTCAGGAATTACGTATATACGAATATTCAAAAAAATATAATGACGCTTACTCGGGGCATATGCTCAGGGGGATTACACGTCTGGATAGTCTTTACAGGACTTTCGGGAAAGATCCGGTGGTTAATGCGCATCGTGATTCCCTGAAAACCAAATTGATCATGACGATCCTTGCTGACGCGGACACACTTCTTTCCGGGAAGCGGACGTTAACAAACAAAAATCGGCAGGCGGCGAGCCGATGGCCCGACGGAAAGTTACCCAATAACGCATATTTTATCAGTTACCAGACATACAAGTCAAAACAAGACATCTTTAAAATCGAGTTTGAACAAAAATTTGGAGGAAATATTAAAAAATATCTGACCTGGCTGAAAGAAAAATATCCCTCTCTATAA
- the recA gene encoding recombinase RecA: MAQATTDKDNKLKALQTTLEKLDKTYGKGTVMRLSDSKVLDIPVISTGSLGLDLALGVGGVPRGRVVEIYGPESSGKTTLSMHCIAEAQKKGGLAAFIDAEHAFDRSYAEKLGIDTSNLLISQPDSGEQALEIAEHLISSGAVDIIVIDSVAALVPRAELEGEMGDSKMGLQARLMSQALRKLTGVINKTGCCCIFINQLREKIGVMFGNPETTTGGNALKYYASVRLDIRRVGQIKESADQILGNRTRVKVVKNKVAPPFKVVEFDIMYGEGISKVGEIIDLAVELDIVKKAGSWFSYDGNRLGQGRDAVKALIKDNPELMDELEAKVRAKVNNEPDVLIDTSEPNVVDEGAPL, encoded by the coding sequence ATGGCACAAGCAACCACAGATAAAGACAACAAACTTAAAGCACTACAAACCACGCTTGAAAAGCTGGATAAGACCTACGGAAAAGGAACGGTCATGCGACTGAGCGACAGCAAGGTTTTGGACATTCCGGTAATCTCAACAGGTTCTCTGGGTCTCGATCTTGCCCTTGGCGTTGGAGGTGTTCCGCGTGGCCGTGTTGTGGAAATTTACGGACCTGAATCGTCAGGTAAGACTACATTATCCATGCACTGCATTGCCGAAGCACAAAAAAAAGGCGGACTTGCCGCGTTTATTGATGCAGAGCACGCATTTGACAGATCTTATGCTGAAAAATTAGGCATAGACACCAGTAACCTGCTTATCTCACAACCGGACAGTGGGGAACAAGCATTGGAAATTGCTGAACATTTGATCAGCAGTGGCGCGGTGGATATTATCGTTATTGACTCCGTTGCAGCCCTTGTGCCACGCGCAGAGTTGGAAGGCGAAATGGGAGACAGTAAAATGGGTTTACAGGCCCGTTTGATGTCGCAGGCTTTGCGTAAGCTTACAGGTGTGATCAACAAAACCGGATGCTGCTGTATTTTCATTAACCAGCTGCGTGAAAAGATCGGAGTAATGTTTGGTAACCCTGAAACAACAACGGGTGGTAACGCATTAAAATATTATGCTTCCGTGCGTTTGGATATTCGTCGCGTTGGCCAGATAAAGGAAAGCGCTGACCAGATCCTGGGTAACCGCACACGGGTGAAAGTTGTTAAAAACAAAGTAGCGCCGCCATTCAAAGTAGTGGAGTTCGATATTATGTATGGCGAAGGAATTTCCAAAGTAGGGGAGATCATTGACCTTGCAGTTGAGCTGGATATCGTTAAGAAAGCGGGTTCTTGGTTCAGCTATGACGGTAACCGTCTCGGACAAGGCCGTGATGCCGTGAAAGCGCTTATCAAGGACAACCCGGAATTAATGGATGAACTGGAAGCGAAAGTTCGTGCGAAAGTAAACAACGAGCCGGATGTTTTAATCGATACAAGTGAGCCTAATGTTGTAGACGAAGGCGCTCCGCTTTAA
- a CDS encoding sigma 54-interacting transcriptional regulator, with product MSYSLLTSSQLLDIQTLGELKKAGYQSRSIKQELRDNLIVKIKNKENIFPGIWGYEETVIPDVERAILSMHNINFLGLRGQAKTRIARMMTSLLDEYIPYVKNSELHDDPLQPLSRFAKDIVEEYGDDTEVAWLHRDERYTEKLATPDVSVADLIGDVDPIKAATLKLPYSDERVIHFGLIPRSHRGIFVINELPDLQARIQVALFNILQEGDIQIRGFKLRLPLDIQFVFTANPEDYTNRGSIVTPLKDRIESQIVTHYPKKIETGKKITEQEAVVKTEQIGTIKVNELAKTLIEQIAFEARESEYVDSKSGVSARLTISAYESLLSTAERRALINGEESTYVRISDLYGVVSAICGKVELVYEGEVEGPVIVAQNLIGKAIRTQFLNFFPDPEKSKKSKINPYAKVIEWFGSGNEMEMPGDMTDREYMARLKTIDGLDDFVDMLSAYSSTEEKLFMMEFALHGMAEFSLIGKMSLDQGMKFQDLVSSMFSGPGEDDYDFDEDDDDRKPF from the coding sequence ATGAGTTACTCACTTCTTACAAGTTCACAGTTGCTGGATATCCAAACGCTTGGTGAACTTAAAAAAGCAGGTTATCAGTCGAGATCCATTAAGCAGGAACTTCGTGATAATCTGATCGTTAAGATTAAAAACAAAGAGAATATTTTCCCCGGCATCTGGGGTTATGAGGAGACGGTGATTCCCGATGTGGAGCGCGCGATCCTTTCTATGCACAACATTAACTTCCTCGGTCTGCGCGGACAAGCCAAGACACGTATCGCCCGGATGATGACGAGTCTGCTGGATGAATACATTCCATATGTGAAGAACTCGGAGCTGCATGACGATCCTTTGCAGCCATTGTCAAGGTTTGCAAAAGACATCGTGGAAGAATATGGCGACGACACAGAAGTGGCCTGGCTGCACCGGGATGAGCGTTATACAGAGAAATTAGCGACCCCTGACGTTTCCGTGGCCGACCTTATCGGTGACGTGGATCCGATCAAAGCTGCAACGCTGAAATTGCCTTATTCTGATGAACGAGTGATCCACTTCGGCCTTATCCCTCGTTCACATCGCGGCATTTTTGTGATTAATGAATTGCCCGATTTGCAGGCAAGAATCCAGGTTGCTTTATTTAATATTTTGCAGGAAGGCGACATTCAGATCCGCGGTTTTAAACTGCGCTTACCGCTTGATATACAGTTTGTTTTTACTGCTAATCCTGAGGATTACACCAACCGCGGAAGCATTGTAACTCCTTTGAAAGACCGTATCGAAAGCCAGATCGTGACGCATTATCCGAAAAAGATTGAAACGGGTAAGAAAATCACAGAGCAGGAAGCTGTTGTCAAGACCGAACAAATCGGCACGATCAAGGTGAATGAGCTTGCCAAAACATTGATCGAACAGATTGCATTCGAAGCGCGGGAAAGTGAATACGTGGATAGTAAAAGCGGTGTTTCTGCGCGACTTACAATTTCGGCTTACGAAAGCCTTTTGAGCACCGCTGAAAGACGAGCGCTGATTAATGGAGAAGAGAGCACTTACGTGCGCATATCTGACCTTTATGGCGTTGTCTCTGCCATTTGCGGTAAAGTTGAACTCGTTTATGAAGGTGAAGTAGAAGGGCCGGTTATCGTGGCGCAAAACCTGATTGGTAAAGCAATCCGCACGCAGTTCCTGAATTTCTTCCCGGACCCTGAAAAAAGCAAGAAAAGCAAGATCAATCCATATGCCAAAGTAATTGAATGGTTTGGATCGGGCAACGAAATGGAAATGCCTGGCGACATGACCGATCGCGAATACATGGCACGTCTGAAAACCATTGATGGGCTGGATGATTTCGTAGATATGCTAAGCGCCTATTCCAGCACGGAGGAGAAGCTTTTCATGATGGAATTTGCATTGCACGGCATGGCTGAATTCTCGCTTATTGGCAAGATGTCACTCGATCAGGGAATGAAATTCCAGGATCTGGTTAGCAGCATGTTTTCCGGTCCCGGAGAAGATGATTATGACTTTGACGAGGATGACGACGACCGAAAACCATTTTGA
- the rny gene encoding ribonuclease Y has protein sequence MSNSLIFILVLSDIIAIGVGIFAGKYIFQRSFDQKEKEAQERAAEILRNAESAAENIKKDRILEAKEKYLRLKGEFEEDANKKRVILQTNEQKLKQREQSLNQTIEANKRRENELETLKNNLNQQLETATKRREEAEKSLQQQVTQLEKIANLTADQARDQLVDALKAEADTRAGSYVKSAMEEARLTATKEAKKIVIETIQRTAAEHAIENCVSVFNIENDDIKGKIIGREGRNIRALEAATGVEIIVDDTPEAIVISGFDPVRREIARLSLHRLVQDGRIHPARIEEVVAKTRKNIDDEIVEIGERTVIDMGIHGLHPELVKMIGRMRFRSSYGQNLLQHSREVAKLCATMASELGLNTKLAKRAGLLHDIGKVWPEESDLPHAILGMELAKKYKENPEVCNAIGAHHDEIEMTSILSPIIQVCDAISGSRPGARREMMESYIQRLRDLENMALSFDGVEKCYAIQAGRELRVIIDADNVSDEKAGMLSFDISQKIEKEMQYPGQIKITVIREMRSVAYAR, from the coding sequence ATGTCAAATTCATTAATTTTTATCCTCGTCCTGTCCGACATTATCGCCATTGGTGTGGGGATTTTCGCAGGCAAGTACATCTTTCAGCGATCATTTGATCAAAAAGAAAAAGAAGCGCAGGAACGCGCAGCCGAAATTCTCCGAAATGCCGAAAGTGCTGCCGAAAACATAAAAAAAGACCGGATACTAGAAGCCAAAGAAAAATACCTGAGACTAAAAGGGGAATTTGAAGAGGATGCGAACAAGAAACGCGTGATCCTTCAAACCAACGAACAAAAATTAAAACAACGCGAGCAAAGCCTGAACCAGACTATTGAGGCAAACAAGCGCCGTGAAAATGAGCTTGAAACGCTTAAAAATAATCTGAACCAGCAACTGGAAACGGCTACAAAACGCCGGGAAGAGGCGGAAAAATCGCTGCAACAGCAAGTTACCCAATTAGAGAAAATTGCCAACCTTACGGCAGACCAGGCACGTGATCAACTCGTTGACGCATTAAAAGCCGAGGCTGATACAAGAGCCGGATCGTATGTAAAAAGTGCGATGGAAGAAGCCCGCCTTACTGCCACCAAAGAAGCAAAAAAGATCGTTATCGAAACCATTCAGCGCACGGCTGCAGAACACGCGATCGAAAACTGCGTTTCGGTATTCAACATTGAAAACGACGATATCAAAGGAAAGATCATCGGACGTGAAGGACGTAACATTCGCGCTTTGGAAGCTGCAACGGGCGTTGAGATCATTGTGGATGACACCCCGGAAGCGATCGTTATCTCCGGATTTGACCCGGTAAGAAGGGAAATTGCAAGACTTTCGCTGCACCGCCTGGTTCAGGATGGAAGGATTCACCCAGCCAGAATTGAGGAAGTGGTTGCCAAAACACGCAAGAATATTGACGATGAAATAGTGGAGATCGGCGAAAGAACTGTGATCGACATGGGAATCCATGGCCTTCATCCTGAGCTGGTTAAAATGATTGGCCGTATGCGTTTCCGCTCTTCTTATGGACAAAACCTGTTGCAACATTCACGTGAAGTGGCTAAGCTTTGTGCAACAATGGCCTCGGAATTAGGATTAAATACAAAACTGGCTAAAAGAGCGGGTCTGCTGCACGATATTGGTAAAGTTTGGCCGGAAGAATCTGATCTTCCCCACGCAATATTGGGCATGGAGCTCGCCAAAAAATACAAAGAAAATCCTGAGGTGTGCAACGCAATCGGCGCCCACCACGACGAAATTGAAATGACAAGCATTCTCTCCCCGATCATTCAGGTATGTGATGCGATTTCAGGTTCACGTCCGGGAGCACGCAGGGAAATGATGGAGTCTTACATTCAAAGACTTCGTGATCTCGAAAACATGGCATTGTCATTTGACGGTGTTGAAAAATGCTACGCGATACAGGCAGGACGCGAGTTGCGCGTGATCATTGACGCAGATAATGTTTCGGATGAAAAGGCAGGGATGCTTTCTTTTGATATTTCTCAGAAAATTGAAAAAGAAATGCAGTATCCTGGACAAATAAAAATTACCGTAATCCGTGAGATGCGTTCAGTAGCGTATGCGCGTTAA
- the zapA gene encoding cell division protein ZapA, giving the protein MKKNSIPNPDVSVFIKLLDRGFKLSVPADQEKFYRDGYEVFMQRVQQHKLKGKVYGDIEAIALTSIECLVALQRNQEQMDNLVMAFKNRVEKLDETITSAIES; this is encoded by the coding sequence ATGAAAAAAAATAGCATACCCAATCCGGACGTTTCTGTCTTTATAAAACTGCTGGACAGGGGTTTCAAACTGAGCGTTCCGGCGGATCAGGAGAAATTCTACAGGGATGGGTATGAGGTGTTCATGCAACGCGTGCAGCAGCATAAATTAAAAGGAAAAGTATACGGTGACATTGAAGCAATTGCACTTACTTCTATTGAATGCCTTGTAGCATTACAACGGAACCAGGAGCAAATGGATAATCTGGTGATGGCTTTTAAAAACAGGGTGGAAAAGCTCGATGAAACCATTACCAGCGCAATAGAAAGCTAA
- the pheT gene encoding phenylalanine--tRNA ligase subunit beta, whose protein sequence is MKISYKWLKELIEITESPEEIGQILTATGLEVESIEEIESIKGGLQGVVIGEVLTRDKHPEADRLSLTTVDVGGENPLSIVCGAPNVAAGQKVIVATVGATLYPTGSDQPLVLKKSKIRGALSEGMICAEDELGVGTSHDGILVLDTDLPNGTPASEYFGISSDYLIEIGLTPNRADAASHYGVARDLKAYFNREIKLPSVDAFAVNNEKLPIEVEVRNSEAAPRYTGLTISGLTVAESPSWLKQRLATIGIRSINNIVDITNYVCHELGQPMHAFDADKVIGKKVIVTTVPAGTTFVTLDGVERKLSDSDLMICNAGTNENPEPMCIAGVFGGQTSGVTNETTSIFLESAYFSPIWVRKTAQRYALKTDSSFRFERGTDPNMPLYALKRAALLIQEVAGGTVSSNITDIYPEPVADFQVKMTYRNIDRLIGKSLDKTLISNILNGLDIQIQDQAETGFTAIVPPYRVDVQREADVIEEILRIYGFGQVELSEALSSDYLSDFPVNDPEKLKLRVAELLVANGFNEMINNSLTKPDYHTSLAESIQGNPVKILNYLSEDLSVMRQTLIFSGLEVIAYNSNRRQKDLKLFEFGKTYNEIGEKYVEKERLAVFLTGNIGQESWFEKSREVVFHDLAGFVMQVLSSVKIKDVERTEADASIFKFGTSLTLNRKPIVSFGQLQASIAKKLDIKAPVFYADFDWDYMLKQYDAFVQYKEVAKFPEVRRDLSVVVNKKITFEELRQIAYKTERQLLRSVNVFDVYEGANLEGKKSYSVSFILQDDQQTLTDKVIDKTMQRLISAYEREFEAVIRK, encoded by the coding sequence ATGAAGATCTCCTATAAGTGGCTTAAAGAATTAATAGAAATAACAGAATCTCCGGAAGAAATCGGCCAAATACTGACCGCAACGGGCCTGGAAGTTGAAAGCATTGAAGAGATTGAATCCATAAAAGGCGGTCTGCAGGGCGTTGTGATCGGCGAGGTGCTTACCCGCGACAAACATCCGGAAGCAGATCGTTTGAGCCTGACGACTGTGGACGTGGGCGGTGAGAATCCATTATCCATTGTTTGTGGCGCGCCCAATGTGGCAGCCGGTCAAAAAGTGATCGTCGCGACCGTGGGAGCAACATTATATCCAACCGGAAGCGATCAGCCATTGGTGTTGAAAAAATCAAAAATCAGGGGCGCACTCTCGGAAGGAATGATCTGCGCCGAAGATGAACTGGGAGTCGGCACATCGCATGACGGCATTTTGGTGCTGGATACGGATCTTCCCAATGGCACGCCAGCCAGCGAATATTTCGGCATTTCATCTGATTACCTAATTGAAATTGGCCTCACGCCTAACCGCGCGGACGCTGCATCACACTACGGTGTAGCGCGTGATTTGAAAGCTTATTTTAATCGTGAAATCAAACTTCCTTCGGTTGATGCGTTTGCCGTAAATAATGAAAAACTGCCAATTGAGGTTGAAGTAAGAAATTCAGAAGCTGCACCAAGATATACAGGACTGACGATTTCCGGGCTTACGGTTGCAGAATCGCCTTCCTGGCTCAAACAAAGATTGGCAACTATCGGGATTCGCTCGATTAATAACATTGTAGACATTACCAATTACGTTTGCCACGAGCTGGGCCAGCCCATGCATGCTTTTGATGCGGATAAGGTCATTGGTAAAAAAGTGATTGTAACCACGGTGCCAGCCGGAACAACATTTGTGACGCTGGATGGTGTGGAAAGGAAACTTTCGGATTCGGATCTGATGATCTGCAATGCTGGAACGAATGAAAATCCGGAACCCATGTGCATTGCCGGGGTTTTTGGCGGGCAAACATCGGGCGTCACCAACGAAACCACGTCCATTTTCCTGGAATCGGCTTATTTCTCGCCGATCTGGGTGCGAAAAACGGCTCAGCGTTATGCATTAAAAACTGATTCATCTTTCCGTTTCGAGCGGGGCACAGATCCTAACATGCCCTTGTATGCGCTGAAAAGGGCAGCATTGCTAATTCAGGAAGTTGCAGGCGGGACTGTTTCTTCCAACATTACCGACATTTACCCCGAGCCAGTCGCTGACTTTCAGGTGAAAATGACTTACCGCAACATCGACAGGTTAATTGGTAAATCATTAGACAAAACCCTCATTAGCAACATCCTGAACGGCCTCGACATTCAAATTCAGGACCAAGCTGAAACGGGTTTCACTGCTATCGTTCCGCCTTACCGCGTGGATGTGCAGCGGGAAGCGGATGTGATTGAAGAAATCCTCCGCATTTATGGTTTCGGACAAGTAGAACTTTCTGAGGCGCTTAGCTCGGATTATTTGTCTGATTTCCCGGTTAATGATCCTGAAAAACTGAAACTGCGCGTTGCCGAATTGCTTGTTGCAAACGGTTTCAACGAAATGATCAATAATTCGCTGACGAAGCCTGATTACCACACTTCATTGGCTGAGAGCATTCAAGGTAATCCGGTCAAAATCCTTAATTATCTGAGCGAAGATTTGTCTGTAATGCGGCAAACGCTGATTTTTTCGGGTTTGGAAGTGATTGCTTACAACAGCAACCGGCGCCAGAAGGATTTGAAACTTTTTGAATTTGGCAAGACCTATAATGAAATCGGCGAAAAATATGTCGAAAAGGAAAGGCTGGCTGTTTTCCTGACGGGCAACATTGGACAGGAAAGCTGGTTTGAGAAGTCCCGGGAAGTTGTTTTCCATGACCTGGCGGGTTTTGTGATGCAGGTTTTGTCTTCGGTTAAGATTAAGGACGTGGAAAGAACGGAGGCAGATGCTTCAATCTTTAAATTTGGAACGTCCCTAACATTGAACCGTAAACCCATCGTAAGTTTCGGACAGCTTCAAGCGAGCATTGCTAAAAAGCTCGACATCAAGGCGCCCGTATTTTACGCGGATTTTGATTGGGATTATATGCTCAAACAATACGATGCATTTGTCCAATATAAAGAGGTTGCGAAGTTTCCGGAAGTGCGCAGGGACCTTTCGGTGGTGGTGAACAAAAAAATCACTTTTGAAGAACTGCGACAGATCGCATATAAAACTGAAAGGCAGCTTTTGCGCTCAGTGAATGTATTTGATGTGTACGAAGGCGCAAACCTGGAAGGGAAAAAGTCCTACTCTGTGAGTTTCATTTTGCAGGACGATCAGCAGACGTTGACCGACAAAGTGATTGACAAAACCATGCAACGGTTGATTTCAGCTTACGAACGAGAGTTTGAGGCGGTGATCAGGAAATAA
- a CDS encoding DUF1684 domain-containing protein — protein sequence MFKNKVIRYSTIAMIIAILAYFIIENFSGAGLNGASEDQIASNPEQYKTTILNERAAKDEQFRTTADSPIADKESFHGLHYFQPNLTYRIKANISPYMKDDKEVVVNYTDGTSEKYEKYGYANFKIGDQEEKLLLLKNESVISVLFKDATSGKETYGGGRYLDYPVSEIKNNVIILDFNKAYNPYCVYQESYACPVPPKENTLSVAILAGEQLESAVHN from the coding sequence ATGTTTAAAAATAAAGTAATCCGATACAGTACAATCGCTATGATCATTGCGATCCTGGCCTATTTTATCATTGAAAATTTCTCCGGGGCAGGTCTTAACGGAGCCAGTGAAGACCAGATCGCCAGCAACCCCGAACAATATAAAACGACCATACTGAATGAGCGCGCGGCCAAAGACGAACAGTTTCGCACAACTGCCGATTCTCCGATCGCCGATAAAGAAAGTTTTCACGGCCTGCATTACTTCCAGCCCAATCTGACTTACCGCATTAAGGCCAACATTTCGCCTTATATGAAGGATGACAAGGAAGTTGTGGTCAATTATACAGACGGGACTTCGGAAAAATATGAGAAATATGGTTATGCCAATTTCAAGATCGGCGATCAGGAAGAGAAGCTATTATTGCTTAAAAATGAGAGTGTTATATCGGTGCTTTTCAAAGACGCAACCAGCGGGAAAGAAACCTATGGAGGCGGCCGTTACCTGGATTATCCGGTTTCTGAGATCAAAAACAATGTGATTATCCTGGATTTTAATAAAGCTTATAATCCCTATTGTGTATATCAGGAAAGCTATGCCTGCCCTGTTCCCCCTAAGGAAAACACGCTCTCCGTGGCCATATTAGCCGGCGAGCAGCTGGAATCGGCTGTTCATAATTAA